In one window of Clavelina lepadiformis chromosome 4, kaClaLepa1.1, whole genome shotgun sequence DNA:
- the LOC143452551 gene encoding uncharacterized protein LOC143452551, producing MDYYRNPLTRHQSPGHTHNEENHENSIMNTNKDNTEDGKNNDSNEPDTATTKKGEEQPRDWFDMTENNLTEVHMNEDNSIETNTERRSDRKRPSPDEASEEPCTKHFKVLHMAI from the exons ATGGATTATTATAGAAACCCTCTCACTAGACACCAATCACCTGGCCACACTCACAATGAAGAAAACCATGAAAATTCTATAATGAACACAAACAAGGACAATACTGAAGATGGAAAGAACAATGACAGCAATGAACCTGATACAGCAACCACAAAGAAAGGGGAAGAACAACCTAGGGACTGGTTTGACATGACAGAAAACAATCTAACAGAAGTACATATGAATGAAGACAACTCAATAGAAACGAATACTGAGAGGAGGAGTGACAGGAAAAGACCCTCTCCAGATGAGGCATCTGAGGAGCCTTGCACAAAG CATTTCAAGGTACTGCATATGGCTATCTAG